A stretch of DNA from Pseudomonadales bacterium:
TGCAGATGGCCTGGATGTGAAAGTGGGTCGGATCGGCCGCTGACAGCTGCTCGAGGTCGTAGATTTCGAATCCTGTCTCGAGCTCGCCGTGGTAAAGACCGTGCCCCCACTTCGGGTGGCCGTAACCGAGCCCCTTCATGTAGAAGTTGCTGCCCGGAGTCAGGGTGAGTTGAACCCCATCCCGGGCGGCAAATTCCAGTGTGGCCTGCTCGGCCCAGCGGGTGCCTGTGCGGTACTCCAGGCGGCTGCTGACCGTCGGAAAGTCCGTCGCCGATCCGGCGGACACCACCCGGCCCATGGTATTCCAGGGCCGGCCTTCGGCATCCGCATTCAGGTGATAGAAGGTGCCGCGGTCTTCGAAATTGATCGGCGCCCACAGCCAGAAAAACTGGGGGGTGGTCGCGTATGGGTTGGGCTGGGGGTCGCGCATGCCGACACCGCGGATACCCCAGGATCGATCCCGGGTGCCCCACCAGCCGTCGCGGTGGACGTCGTGACGGACGCCGTCGACCTCGAAGTAGCCTTCATAGGTGCCGTTCTGGGTGAGACGCGTGTAGTCCATGGCCGTCATGCTGCCGATGCGGCGTGTGAAGCGTGGTTCTTCAACGGGTGGGAAACGGGCGTGGAAAGTCAGATCTGCGGCAATACCGTTATCCGGATCCTGGACGCTGATGCGCAACACCTGGAGTGGCTCCAGTACCTCGATCTCGATCGGGCCGACCCGCAGATCGAGACGTTCCATGTGCAGCGTCTTGGCAGCGTGCAGGTTGTACTGCCGGCCGCCGACGATGACACTGAAGGCGGCATCCATCACGTTCAGATGAGGATAGACGCCGAGCGCGGCGGCGAAAAACAGGTCACCGTCGCGCTCATAACCATTGAAAAAATAGCGATCGTAGAAATTGCGGTCCGTGCCCGAGTACGCGATGGGCTCCGGCGTCTGATGGATGGGATAGTCATCGGCTTTTGTTAACATCGCTCGTCGTCTCATCAGTTGCTGTATTGCTGTGGGCGTATTTTCCCGCGGACAGGTTTTGTCGCGGGTGTTCTGTTGCCGTCAGCGCAGTTGGAGTCAGGGTAGCCGTGGACTGGGATCGCTACAAGCGCGAGTGTGACTCACCCGCTGTGCTCTCGCGCTGGATGCTGATGCAGACCCTGGAGCTGCTCCAGTCCGTGCCTGGCGCCCGATGCGACATCCATTCACAGGTGCGGCATGCTCTGGCTGCGACGCTGGCGGGAAAGCCTCTGACCAGACCGGCCGATCACCGTGGCAATACGTTGACCGACATGTTTCCTGTGGCGCTTACCTCCCGCCAGGCGCGCACCGTGCTTGAGACCGTTCGTGAAGCGGTTGCAAAAGGCACGACGACGTCCGGTACCCGTGAGCGCGGGCTTGGCGGATTTGTGGAAGCCTGGTCAGAATATTCAGAATCGCTCAGTAGCCGGGGACAGGACGACGAAGGAAGAACGACGCTGGAAGAAAAAAGGAAGGAAGAAAAATGAGGAAGAAACGACATGCGCCATGAAGTGGAAAGCGACGTACAGGGCAACGTCTGGAGGGTGGAGGCCTCGGTAGGCGATCGGGTGAAGGCTGGTGAGGTGCTGGTGATCCTGGAATCCATGAAAATGGAAATTCCCGTTGTCGCGCCGTCAGATGGCGTGATAGCGGAGCTGAGAGTGCAGCTGCAGGACCAGGTCCAGGAAGGGGAAGTGGTCATCATCATCGACGACAAGGCATGACTGGGGTAAGTTGGCAGGCTTGCAACAACACCTGCTGCAGCATCGAAAAGGAGCGTATGAAATGACAGATCTGGTCACCATAGAAACGAAGAACGGCATCGCCGATGTCCGTCTGAATCGGCCGGAAAAATACAACGCGCTGAGTCCGGATATGTTCAAAGCCATCATCGAGGCCGGCGAGCGGCTGCAGGAGGCCAGAGATGTGCGGGTGGTGGTGCTGTCCGGCAACGGTCCGGGGTTCTGTGCGGGCCTGGACATGTCGAGCTTCCAGGGCATGGCGGGCGCCGGCGAGAGCAGGAGCGGCGAGACGGCATCGGCTCTGCTCCAGCGCGACGAACGCCCGGAGAATCATGCCCAGCGACCGGCCTATGTCTGGAAGCGCCTGCCGGTGCCGGTGATCGCTGCGATCCATGGTGTGGCATACGGTGGTGGTTGTCAGATTGCTCTGGGTGCAGACATTCGAGTTGCTGCGCCGGATGCCAGGATGTCGGTGATGGAAATCAAATGGGGTCTGATTCCGGACATGAGTCTGACCCAGACACTCAGAGATCTGGTGCCGCTGGATGTTGCCAAGGAACTCACTTTCACTGGCCGTGTGTTGAGCGGTGTGGAAGCGAAGGAACTGGGGCTGGTGACCCGGGTGGCCGAAAACCCCCTGGCGGTCGCGATGAGTCTGGCAGAGGAGATTGCAGGTAAGTCCCCGGACGCGGTGCGGGCCGGCAAACGGCTGTTCGAGGAAAGCTGGCATGCGGATGAACGCACCGGGCTGGCACTCGAGGCGTCTCTGCAGACCGCTCTGATCGGTTCGCCCAACCAGGTGGAGGCCATCAGGGCCAACTTCGAAAAACGCGCACCCGACTTCAGGGACTGAGGCCGGGGCCGGTCCCGTTCGCCCCGGGCCGGGAAAGGTGAGCAGGTAGAAGATGAGCTGGGAAAAAGAAGTTCAGGAGATCCGCCGCCGCCGTCAGCTTGCACTGCAGCAGGGCGGCGCCGCCGGTATCGCCCGCCAGCACGAGAAAGGCCGGCTGACGATCCGGGAGCGGATCGATGCCGTGCTCGACCCGGGCAGCTTTCAGGAGCAGGGCAAGGCCACCGCGTTACCGGAATACGACGACAAGGATCAGCTCACCGGATTCGTACCCGCCAACTATGTGGTCGGCTTCGGCAAGGTGGACAACCGGCGAGTGGTGGTGGGCGGCGAGGATTTCACCCTCAAAGGGGGTTCGCCGAATGCCGCCGGTCTGCGCAAGAGCGTTTATGCGGAACATCTCGCCAGTCGCTACAAGGTACCGCTGATCAGACTCCTCGAAGGTGGCGGGGGGAGTGTGAAAGGCTCGGCAAGGAAGGGCGGCACCGTGGGTGAGCCTGTTTATGCCGAACCCAGATTCAGGATCATTGCCGATGCGATGGGCCAGGTACCGATTGCCTCGGCCGCTCTCGGTGCCGTGGCCGGATTTCCTGCGGGGCGTCT
This window harbors:
- a CDS encoding biotin/lipoyl-binding carrier protein, which encodes MRHEVESDVQGNVWRVEASVGDRVKAGEVLVILESMKMEIPVVAPSDGVIAELRVQLQDQVQEGEVVIIIDDKA
- a CDS encoding crotonase/enoyl-CoA hydratase family protein, with protein sequence MTDLVTIETKNGIADVRLNRPEKYNALSPDMFKAIIEAGERLQEARDVRVVVLSGNGPGFCAGLDMSSFQGMAGAGESRSGETASALLQRDERPENHAQRPAYVWKRLPVPVIAAIHGVAYGGGCQIALGADIRVAAPDARMSVMEIKWGLIPDMSLTQTLRDLVPLDVAKELTFTGRVLSGVEAKELGLVTRVAENPLAVAMSLAEEIAGKSPDAVRAGKRLFEESWHADERTGLALEASLQTALIGSPNQVEAIRANFEKRAPDFRD